One window from the genome of Spirosoma rhododendri encodes:
- a CDS encoding glycosyltransferase, producing MTDVSVIILTHNEEKHIVRCLESLLPFTDKIFIVDSFSTDRTVDIARSMGAVVVQNPWVNYATQFNYGIANVPFDTTWLMRMDADEYVLPELADEINRRMSTLPDSVSGVYVKRRVFFMDRWMKHGGFYPIWLLRLWRRGQGMCEQVWHDEHIKLSQGDSIQFEHDLVDHNLNNLTWWTQKHNHYTILEMINLLNYRYQFDPEKAETVQPKLFGTQDQRVRYIKLKYASLPLFTRPILYFLYRYFIRLGFLDGKPGFVWCFFQALWYRMLVDAKLMEVFLRAGRDKQAIIDYFREQYGKDLAPPKSA from the coding sequence ATGACCGACGTATCCGTCATTATTCTGACTCACAACGAGGAAAAACACATCGTTCGGTGTTTGGAAAGCCTGCTACCGTTTACCGATAAAATCTTTATCGTCGATTCATTTTCGACCGACCGTACCGTCGACATTGCCCGCTCAATGGGGGCCGTTGTCGTGCAGAATCCGTGGGTCAACTACGCCACTCAGTTCAATTACGGCATTGCCAACGTACCGTTTGATACCACCTGGCTGATGCGGATGGATGCCGACGAATATGTGCTGCCTGAACTGGCCGATGAGATCAACCGGCGCATGAGCACGCTGCCCGATTCAGTATCGGGCGTGTACGTCAAACGACGCGTTTTTTTCATGGATCGCTGGATGAAGCACGGCGGTTTTTACCCGATCTGGCTGCTTCGGCTCTGGCGTCGGGGGCAGGGCATGTGCGAACAGGTCTGGCACGACGAGCACATCAAGCTCTCGCAGGGCGATTCAATTCAGTTCGAGCATGATCTGGTCGATCACAACCTGAACAACCTGACCTGGTGGACGCAGAAGCACAATCATTATACCATTCTGGAAATGATTAACCTGCTCAATTACCGGTATCAGTTCGACCCGGAAAAAGCAGAAACCGTACAGCCTAAGTTATTCGGCACGCAGGATCAGCGCGTTCGGTATATCAAGCTGAAATACGCGTCGCTGCCCCTATTCACCCGGCCCATTCTTTACTTCCTGTACCGTTACTTCATTCGGCTGGGCTTTCTCGATGGCAAGCCCGGTTTCGTGTGGTGTTTTTTCCAGGCCCTCTGGTACCGTATGCTCGTCGATGCCAAGCTGATGGAAGTATTTCTCCGGGCCGGTCGCGACAAACAGGCCATTATCGACTATTTCCGCGAACAGTATGGAAAAGACCTTGCCCCACCCAAATCAGCCTGA